CCAGCTACTGGAAAAGCACGGTGCAAATGATTTTCAAGGTATTGGGATCTCCATTCCGGGTATTGTGGATGTGAATCGTGCAAGGTTGCTGACAATCAACGATAAGTATAACGATGCCGTGGATATTGACCTGAAGGCTTGGGCTAAAAGTGTTTGGAACAAACCCTTGTTTATGGAAAATGATGCCCGCAGTGCGATGGTTGGTGAGTGGAAATATGGAGCAGGGAAAGGGCATGACAACGTGGTGATGATGACGCTCGGCACAGGACTGGGCACTTCAGCTGTAATTGAAGGCAAGGTCGTGAGAGGACAGAACTTTCAGGCAGGGATTCTGGGCGGACACTTTATTGTGAATTATAAAGGTCAGCAATGCAACTGTGGAAATGTCGGTTGTGCTGAGGCGGAAGCTTCCAGCTGGAATTTACCCAACATTATTGCAGCGCTGGAAGAGAAATCAGGAAAGCTGCCAGAAGCTGATAAAGTTGATTTTGCACAGCTATTCACTTGGTATCGTGAAGGAAATGCCGCTGCTAAATATGTCGTAGACCATTGCATCAAGATCTGGTCTACTACGGTAGCCAACCTTGTATATGCCTATGACCCTGAGGTGGTCATCATTGGAGGTGGTATCATGAGAAGTGCTGATATTATACTGCCGGCTATTAAAGAAAACCTCAAGTCATTCGGATGGGTGCCGTTCGATAAGATTGAACTAAAAACCGCTGAATTTGTACATGCATCTGCATTGCTCAGTGCTGAATATTTCTTGAGTGAACTAAACAACTAAACCAATTCAATTCTTCTACCATGACTATTAGAGAGAATCAAAAAAATAAATACTGTAATACACCAAACTATGACAAGTTTCCTTTTACATCGATTGATACTGAAGAGAAAATTGTAAAAAGTTGGGAGTCAATTGCACAGACCATTGGCGATTTGGCCGCCAAAAAAGGTGGAGACAAGGCGGTAATTGTGATCGAAACCTATCAGGGGGTGATGGACAATGAGCTTATTGCGGGACT
The Limibacter armeniacum DNA segment above includes these coding regions:
- a CDS encoding ROK family protein, whose amino-acid sequence is MYTIGLDLGGTKIKIGLIHNGQIVEEIEVDAASHLGLQNRLPVLEKEINQLLEKHGANDFQGIGISIPGIVDVNRARLLTINDKYNDAVDIDLKAWAKSVWNKPLFMENDARSAMVGEWKYGAGKGHDNVVMMTLGTGLGTSAVIEGKVVRGQNFQAGILGGHFIVNYKGQQCNCGNVGCAEAEASSWNLPNIIAALEEKSGKLPEADKVDFAQLFTWYREGNAAAKYVVDHCIKIWSTTVANLVYAYDPEVVIIGGGIMRSADIILPAIKENLKSFGWVPFDKIELKTAEFVHASALLSAEYFLSELNN